The following coding sequences are from one Desulfosporosinus orientis DSM 765 window:
- the clpP gene encoding ATP-dependent Clp endopeptidase proteolytic subunit ClpP — MGYLVPMVVEQTNRGERSYDIYSRLLKDRIIFLGGAIDDDVANLVVAQMLFLEAEDPEKDINLYINSPGGSITAGMAIYDTMQYIRSDVRTICIGMAASMGAFLLASGAKGKRAALPNAEVLIHQPLIGGHGLSGQATEIEIHAKQLLRTRDKMNRILAERTGQPLEKIEKDTDRDYYMTAGEAKEYGIIDQVYEKLETLSENK; from the coding sequence ATGGGTTATCTCGTTCCGATGGTAGTAGAACAGACGAATCGTGGGGAGCGCTCTTACGATATTTACTCTCGTCTTTTAAAAGATCGCATTATTTTTCTTGGTGGCGCAATTGATGATGATGTTGCTAATCTCGTTGTAGCACAAATGCTTTTCCTTGAGGCTGAAGATCCTGAAAAAGATATTAATCTCTATATTAACAGTCCAGGGGGTTCGATTACGGCTGGAATGGCTATTTATGACACCATGCAATACATTCGTTCGGATGTCCGGACAATCTGTATCGGAATGGCAGCCAGTATGGGGGCCTTTCTTCTGGCAAGTGGTGCCAAGGGTAAAAGAGCTGCTTTACCTAACGCCGAGGTATTAATTCATCAGCCCTTAATTGGCGGTCATGGCCTCTCCGGACAAGCGACAGAGATTGAAATCCATGCTAAACAGTTACTTAGAACCAGAGATAAAATGAACAGAATTCTTGCTGAGAGAACCGGTCAACCTTTGGAAAAGATAGAAAAAGATACGGATCGGGATTACTATATGACAGCGGGTGAAGCAAAGGAATACGGTATTATCGATCAAGTATATGAAAAACTTGAAACTCTCAGTGAGAATAAGTAA
- a CDS encoding thioester reductase domain-containing protein translates to MTKPILYPLTFPQQSIWDIETFYSDTSYANLMGGVIIEENINDRLMEKAVNIIIQRHEAIRLRLFLVDGGPRQYVSQYKDYKLEILDFNYSDGLNKFNFWEERQTKKPFELFDNDLFYFALIKLNDSRNALYVKFHHLISDLWSHLMIIGEILKTYRELVNGKSLAVQLQPSYVSYIIEDMKYRTSPKFQERKMFWQKVFQTIPELTILNNSSLWKRNRQAKRKTIVMSPEVCQKINVFSANYRFSSFVIFFSVYALYLSKITHKQDIVIGTPVLNRANYQQRNTAGMFISNIPFRITIDYQWDYLTYLNEINKLWKIYLKNQRYPYKEILKDMRTRHGYSEKLIDVVFSYHNSKLDIQDMDVKTFWCFNGHEINTLSLSISDWQDEGTLMFNYDYLFAAFNDAEIEQIHHYIVKLLITAIADPAKPLAEISLLTGEEKQILNNKHNNTDLDYPKEKTIHQIFEEQVDKTPNQIAIIVNNKKFTYQQLNKKANQLAAVLRRKGVTSNSIVSIMLKRSPELIVGIFAVLKAGGAYIPIDPQYPMARIEEVLRDSNTSMLLTNPSNKKEKALIERLAETISLETIDLNDSSLYNGSSSNLLNTTKPDDLAYVIYTSGSTGAPKGVMIEHRSVNNLIHALWKIFCFSEPKAMVSLTTVAFDIFVMETLVPLAYGLCVVIANEEEQKIPTLLFDLIKKYDIKMLQATPSKVQSLINDPKSREGLSALMNIFIGGETLKETVLKRLQKIVPNSRIFNMYGPTETTVWAMYKEVTKDERITIGRPMANTQIYILDNEKEPVPKGVTGEIFIGGDGVARGYLYRPDLTEERFIPNPFQQGKMYKTGDLGRWTDEGEIEYLGRNDDQVKVRGFRIELGEIEKCLLKHELLQEAVVVTHEDGRNKNYLCAYLVGDRTCSSLDIRAFLEQRLPDYMIPAKFIWLDAIPLTPNCKVDKKALPDPTTIGGLEDTIYMPPRNEIDEELAALWAKALDVDRVGIDDNFFLLGGDSLAIIEVLTGIWFRKWSLNAQDFYDYPTVRQLSDKVRGVIKKQRNIEPAEEYPLPDSYFNNQYVQNALPAFSGNVLLIGATGFLGIHLLWELINNTTGSIYCLVRGENAERRLRSLYKHYFPASTELENNRINIVNGDLSKKLLGMPADDYHNLGKNVSSVINAAGLVKHYGDYQDFMDVNVQGTQEVIEFCLTFGKPLNHISTISIAGNQLEDAHKSRCFSENELYIGQNYRDNLYIRSKFEAEVGVLKGRELGLMATIFRVGILTGRYSDGWFQENINENAFYQKLKSLLTIRAIPEERMSGELEFTPVDFCARGILNIIRTNNRAGRIFHMLNHKTIKTNKLIQILNSLGIKIESVDIKRFYQLIESSMYSLQSDSLRGLVLDLGEEPLNQLSAKIQIQSNITQAFLAETGFEWPDINEDYLRKLLEHMIGVGFLQQII, encoded by the coding sequence ATGACTAAACCAATATTATACCCACTGACATTCCCCCAACAATCTATTTGGGACATTGAAACTTTTTATTCAGATACTTCCTATGCTAATTTAATGGGTGGAGTAATAATTGAAGAAAATATCAATGATAGATTGATGGAAAAAGCTGTTAATATAATTATCCAAAGACATGAAGCAATACGCTTAAGATTATTCTTGGTTGATGGCGGACCTCGTCAATATGTATCTCAATATAAGGATTATAAACTGGAAATACTGGACTTCAATTACTCAGATGGACTAAATAAGTTTAACTTTTGGGAAGAAAGACAAACAAAAAAGCCATTTGAGCTTTTTGATAATGATTTATTTTATTTTGCCTTAATCAAATTAAACGATTCCAGAAATGCCTTATATGTCAAATTTCATCATTTAATTTCAGATTTGTGGAGCCATCTGATGATTATAGGGGAAATCTTAAAAACCTATAGGGAGTTAGTTAATGGTAAATCTTTAGCAGTGCAGCTCCAACCGTCATATGTAAGTTATATCATAGAGGATATGAAGTATCGTACTTCTCCTAAATTTCAAGAGCGAAAAATGTTTTGGCAAAAGGTATTTCAAACAATCCCTGAGTTGACGATTTTAAATAACAGCTCTTTATGGAAAAGAAATAGGCAAGCTAAAAGAAAGACTATAGTCATGTCTCCTGAAGTTTGTCAAAAGATTAATGTCTTTTCGGCAAACTATCGATTTTCAAGTTTTGTTATATTCTTCTCTGTTTATGCTTTATACCTTTCCAAAATAACTCATAAACAAGATATCGTAATCGGTACTCCAGTACTAAACAGGGCCAATTACCAACAGCGAAATACAGCCGGAATGTTTATCAGCAATATTCCCTTTCGAATAACCATTGATTATCAATGGGATTACTTAACTTATCTAAATGAGATAAATAAACTATGGAAGATTTATTTAAAAAATCAGCGTTATCCCTATAAAGAAATATTGAAAGATATGAGGACAAGGCACGGTTATTCAGAGAAGTTAATAGACGTTGTATTTTCATATCATAATTCGAAGTTAGATATACAAGACATGGATGTAAAAACTTTCTGGTGTTTTAATGGACATGAAATTAACACTTTGTCTCTTAGTATCAGTGACTGGCAGGATGAGGGCACTTTAATGTTTAATTATGATTATTTGTTCGCAGCTTTCAATGATGCCGAAATAGAGCAAATTCATCATTACATAGTTAAACTCTTAATTACAGCTATTGCAGACCCAGCTAAACCATTGGCAGAAATCTCTTTGTTAACTGGCGAAGAAAAACAAATACTCAATAATAAACATAATAATACAGATTTAGATTATCCAAAAGAAAAAACAATACACCAGATTTTCGAAGAACAGGTGGATAAAACCCCCAATCAAATCGCTATAATTGTTAATAATAAGAAGTTTACATACCAACAACTTAATAAAAAAGCAAATCAGCTTGCCGCGGTATTGAGGAGAAAAGGGGTTACCTCGAATAGTATTGTGAGTATAATGTTAAAACGTTCACCTGAATTAATAGTAGGTATTTTTGCTGTACTCAAAGCGGGTGGAGCATATATCCCTATTGATCCGCAATATCCGATGGCTCGAATTGAGGAGGTTTTACGAGACAGTAATACAAGTATGTTGCTGACAAACCCATCAAATAAGAAAGAAAAAGCCTTAATTGAAAGATTAGCAGAAACAATTAGTTTAGAGACTATTGATTTAAATGATTCTTCACTTTATAATGGATCTTCTTCAAATTTATTGAACACTACTAAGCCGGATGATTTGGCTTATGTTATTTACACTTCAGGATCGACCGGCGCTCCTAAGGGAGTTATGATTGAGCATAGATCAGTTAATAATCTTATACATGCCCTATGGAAAATCTTCTGCTTTTCAGAACCAAAGGCCATGGTCTCTTTGACTACTGTGGCGTTCGATATTTTTGTAATGGAAACTCTTGTGCCTCTAGCTTATGGATTATGTGTTGTTATAGCAAATGAAGAAGAACAAAAAATACCGACCCTATTGTTTGATCTAATCAAAAAGTATGACATTAAGATGCTGCAGGCTACACCTTCAAAAGTTCAGTCCCTAATTAATGACCCTAAGTCCAGAGAAGGGCTGTCTGCGTTAATGAATATTTTTATAGGTGGAGAAACTCTAAAAGAAACGGTATTAAAAAGATTACAAAAAATCGTCCCGAACTCAAGAATCTTTAATATGTATGGCCCCACTGAAACGACAGTCTGGGCTATGTATAAAGAGGTAACAAAGGATGAGCGTATAACCATTGGACGACCTATGGCAAATACTCAAATATATATCCTTGATAATGAGAAGGAGCCAGTACCAAAAGGAGTAACTGGGGAGATCTTCATCGGGGGAGACGGAGTAGCACGAGGATATCTCTATCGTCCTGATCTTACTGAGGAACGATTTATACCCAATCCTTTTCAGCAAGGTAAAATGTATAAAACCGGTGATTTAGGACGATGGACAGACGAAGGAGAGATAGAATACTTAGGGCGGAATGATGATCAAGTAAAAGTTAGAGGTTTTCGGATTGAGTTAGGGGAAATTGAGAAATGTTTACTAAAGCATGAATTGTTGCAAGAAGCCGTTGTCGTTACTCATGAGGATGGGAGAAATAAGAATTATTTATGTGCTTATTTGGTTGGTGATCGAACCTGTTCATCATTAGATATTAGAGCTTTTTTGGAGCAGCGGTTACCTGACTATATGATCCCTGCTAAATTCATTTGGCTGGATGCCATTCCCCTCACGCCAAACTGCAAAGTAGATAAGAAAGCTCTTCCCGATCCAACAACAATAGGAGGTTTAGAAGACACTATTTACATGCCGCCTAGAAATGAAATCGATGAAGAATTGGCTGCGTTATGGGCCAAAGCTTTAGATGTTGACCGTGTAGGTATTGATGATAATTTTTTTCTACTGGGAGGAGATTCCTTAGCCATAATAGAGGTGCTTACCGGTATTTGGTTTCGAAAATGGAGTTTAAATGCTCAGGATTTCTATGATTATCCCACGGTTCGTCAGCTTTCTGATAAAGTTAGAGGGGTAATAAAGAAACAGAGAAACATTGAGCCGGCAGAAGAATACCCTCTTCCGGATTCTTACTTCAACAATCAGTATGTGCAAAACGCTTTGCCTGCTTTCAGTGGAAATGTACTCTTAATCGGAGCAACAGGCTTCTTAGGGATACATTTGCTTTGGGAACTCATTAACAATACGACAGGATCAATATACTGCCTGGTTCGCGGAGAGAACGCTGAGAGACGGCTTAGAAGTCTATATAAACATTACTTCCCTGCATCAACTGAATTGGAGAATAACCGAATTAACATTGTCAATGGAGATCTGTCAAAAAAGCTATTGGGGATGCCGGCTGATGACTATCACAACCTGGGAAAAAATGTTTCCAGTGTAATAAATGCAGCAGGATTAGTCAAACATTACGGTGATTACCAAGATTTTATGGATGTAAATGTGCAGGGGACCCAGGAGGTCATAGAGTTCTGCCTAACCTTCGGAAAACCGTTAAATCATATTTCAACAATTAGTATTGCTGGAAATCAATTAGAGGATGCTCATAAGTCCAGGTGTTTTAGTGAAAACGAACTATACATCGGCCAAAATTATCGTGACAATCTGTATATACGCAGTAAATTTGAGGCGGAAGTTGGCGTACTCAAAGGCAGAGAGTTAGGGCTTATGGCGACTATTTTCAGGGTAGGGATATTGACGGGGAGATATTCTGATGGATGGTTTCAGGAGAATATAAATGAAAATGCTTTTTATCAAAAGCTTAAATCTCTGTTGACAATTAGGGCAATTCCTGAGGAGAGAATGTCCGGAGAATTGGAATTTACCCCGGTGGATTTCTGTGCCAGAGGGATTCTCAACATCATTAGGACGAATAATCGGGCTGGCCGGATATTTCATATGTTGAACCATAAGACAATTAAAACTAATAAACTTATTCAAATCCTTAATTCATTAGGGATTAAGATCGAATCCGTGGATATAAAAAGATTTTACCAATTAATAGAGAGCTCTATGTACAGTTTACAGTCAGATTCCCTCAGAGGGTTAGTTTTAGATCTTGGCGAAGAACCCCTAAATCAGTTATCAGCCAAAATTCAAATCCAAAGTAATATTACTCAAGCTTTTTTAGCTGAAACGGGGTTTGAATGGCCTGATATTAATGAAGACTACTTAAGAAAACTATTGGAGCATATGATAGGGGTAGGATTTTTGCAACAAATCATTTGA
- the galU gene encoding UTP--glucose-1-phosphate uridylyltransferase GalU, whose product MRRIRKAVIPAAGLGTRFLPATKAQPKEMLPIVDKPTIQYIVEEAIQSGIEDIIIVTGRNKRAIEDHFDRSMELESFLEKNSKDELLDLVQDIAQLADIYYVRQKEALGLGHAIYSARKFIGNEPFAVLLGDDVIYSKVPALRQMINHYQRYGASMVGVQEVPLEDTIKYGIVDGEKFADRLYRAKNMVEKPRSEDAPETRLAIMGRYILNPEIFGILEDLPEGRGGEIQLTDGIKELGRYQEILAYEFEGRRYDVGDKLGFVEATIDYALRRDDLSAELIDYLRDIVRCADENRG is encoded by the coding sequence ATGCGTAGAATTCGTAAAGCAGTGATACCAGCGGCTGGACTGGGAACTCGTTTCTTGCCGGCAACAAAGGCTCAACCGAAAGAAATGCTGCCTATAGTGGATAAGCCCACTATTCAATACATTGTTGAAGAGGCTATTCAATCTGGCATAGAAGATATTATTATTGTTACTGGCCGTAATAAACGGGCCATTGAAGACCATTTCGACCGGTCCATGGAGCTTGAAAGCTTTCTGGAGAAAAATTCCAAAGATGAACTTTTGGATTTAGTTCAGGATATTGCCCAACTGGCTGATATATATTATGTGCGTCAAAAAGAAGCCTTAGGATTAGGGCACGCAATTTATAGTGCTCGAAAATTTATTGGGAATGAGCCTTTTGCAGTCCTATTGGGGGACGATGTTATTTATTCGAAAGTGCCCGCTTTACGACAAATGATAAACCACTACCAGCGCTATGGCGCCAGTATGGTGGGAGTTCAGGAGGTTCCTTTGGAGGATACGATTAAATATGGAATTGTCGATGGGGAAAAGTTTGCGGATAGACTCTATCGTGCCAAAAATATGGTGGAAAAACCTCGTTCAGAGGATGCCCCTGAAACTCGCTTGGCGATCATGGGCCGATACATCTTGAATCCGGAAATTTTTGGCATACTGGAAGATTTGCCGGAAGGCAGAGGCGGGGAGATACAGCTTACGGATGGAATTAAGGAACTGGGACGGTATCAAGAAATTTTGGCTTATGAATTTGAGGGCCGCCGATATGATGTTGGGGATAAGCTTGGCTTTGTAGAGGCAACCATTGACTATGCATTGCGGAGAGACGATCTTTCAGCAGAACTCATTGATTACTTGCGGGATATTGTTCGATGTGCAGACGAGAATAGAGGATAA
- a CDS encoding acyltransferase, which yields MIQKMAHPANTGRIEEINYLRGFGVLAVIAIHTTGYFTKVESLNTLVLVNLWTDVFSQFAVPLFVFISGFVLAKNYPKDFPWSGFYRKRMRSIIPQYLLFSMLYTVYNNWMAIKNNSFFANLALVLKNIWHADASYHLWYFAIIIQLYILYPLIIKVYSFFKLKNRAEWLVVLLLIMQTSFMVGIHTSFLPGIKLNCIGFLFYFGLGIYVLDNFSSLSKAYIRQTPMLLAMSLALTVGASFAIIIGLKIGYDYNSIPAYFFIGPELIYPIFRVITFLVLYNAARSLLKKRRSILAKVTNKIGDYSFGIYLIHIFFNQWIIKLLNNYQIDYNDWIFYPTVFAVTFVLSYLSIRLISFIPFSYYLIGTQSRKRK from the coding sequence ATGATTCAAAAAATGGCACATCCAGCTAACACCGGCAGGATCGAAGAAATTAATTATCTCCGGGGATTTGGAGTTTTAGCAGTCATTGCCATCCATACAACAGGCTATTTTACAAAAGTAGAGTCATTAAATACTTTGGTTTTGGTGAATTTATGGACAGATGTCTTTTCACAATTTGCAGTTCCTTTATTTGTTTTTATCTCGGGGTTCGTTTTAGCAAAGAATTATCCTAAAGACTTTCCTTGGAGCGGTTTTTACAGAAAACGAATGCGTTCAATCATACCCCAGTATTTACTGTTTTCTATGCTCTATACAGTCTATAACAATTGGATGGCCATAAAAAATAATTCCTTTTTTGCCAATCTGGCATTAGTCTTAAAAAATATCTGGCATGCTGATGCGTCTTATCACTTATGGTACTTCGCCATCATTATCCAGCTCTATATTCTTTATCCTTTGATCATAAAGGTCTATTCTTTCTTTAAACTAAAAAATAGAGCTGAATGGCTGGTTGTCCTATTATTAATCATGCAAACTTCTTTTATGGTTGGCATTCATACCTCATTCTTGCCGGGCATTAAGCTTAATTGTATTGGTTTCCTTTTTTACTTTGGTTTAGGAATTTATGTGCTGGACAATTTTTCTTCCTTAAGTAAGGCTTATATACGGCAAACTCCTATGCTATTGGCAATGTCGTTAGCTTTAACCGTGGGAGCTAGTTTTGCAATTATTATCGGCTTAAAGATTGGTTATGATTACAACTCAATTCCTGCTTATTTTTTTATCGGGCCTGAGTTAATCTATCCTATTTTCAGAGTTATCACCTTTCTGGTGCTGTATAATGCTGCAAGAAGCCTTCTTAAGAAGCGGAGGAGTATTTTAGCGAAGGTTACTAATAAAATTGGAGATTATTCCTTTGGAATATACTTAATCCATATCTTTTTTAACCAATGGATTATAAAGTTACTTAACAACTATCAGATTGATTATAACGATTGGATTTTTTACCCAACAGTATTTGCTGTAACGTTTGTTCTTAGTTATTTAAGCATAAGGCTGATTAGTTTTATTCCCTTCAGCTATTATTTAATAGGAACTCAGAGTAGAAAAAGAAAGTAA
- a CDS encoding acyltransferase family protein, translating into MITVEGSIIERVEWADVLKGLGILAVVWGHSGSKNAFYMFWFHMPLFFFISGYLYRYKPLQNEVEYVKKKVCHLLIPYGFYLMLLALMMFSVSLWKGQSPIDFWSSNWKAFLLGGSLLEGVYATFWFTTCLFFTQIFYDLILRNISSQFLRGLIILVCFLAACWESRYWMDSFVPWNMDVGLYGIVFYALGHYFREKGLLEQPTAQNLIVGVSFLISIAFIYLYSQQIVDYGLDMKHRQYYYWGWNLILPLVFTLVLVKISLIVTKWKAVKAFLTLLGRAAMVIMYLHLPSVYVVGHFMAITPFRFFIIGIVCPLLFYQVVGNIPYGSFLALGEPLKKKYNSRAIDISGY; encoded by the coding sequence TTGATAACCGTCGAAGGATCAATTATAGAGCGGGTTGAATGGGCTGATGTCTTAAAAGGCTTAGGAATCTTGGCGGTTGTATGGGGACATTCGGGAAGCAAAAATGCCTTTTATATGTTTTGGTTCCACATGCCTTTGTTTTTCTTCATCAGTGGATATTTATATCGATATAAGCCACTGCAGAATGAAGTGGAGTATGTTAAGAAAAAAGTGTGCCACTTGCTGATCCCCTATGGGTTTTATTTGATGTTATTAGCATTGATGATGTTTAGTGTCAGCCTATGGAAAGGTCAATCACCCATTGATTTCTGGAGCTCGAATTGGAAAGCTTTTTTGTTGGGTGGGAGTCTCTTAGAAGGGGTTTATGCTACCTTTTGGTTTACAACCTGTTTATTTTTTACACAAATTTTCTATGATCTCATACTTCGAAACATATCTTCTCAATTCTTGAGAGGGCTTATTATTTTGGTTTGCTTTTTAGCAGCCTGTTGGGAATCTCGTTATTGGATGGATAGTTTTGTCCCTTGGAATATGGATGTTGGCTTATATGGGATAGTGTTTTACGCCCTGGGGCATTATTTTAGAGAGAAGGGACTCTTGGAACAGCCAACTGCTCAAAACTTAATCGTTGGAGTGTCCTTTTTAATCTCTATAGCATTTATATACCTCTACTCTCAGCAGATCGTTGATTATGGCTTAGATATGAAACATCGCCAATACTATTATTGGGGTTGGAATTTAATACTTCCCTTAGTTTTTACATTGGTATTAGTTAAGATAAGTTTAATAGTGACAAAATGGAAAGCTGTTAAAGCTTTTTTGACTCTTTTAGGCAGAGCAGCTATGGTGATTATGTACTTGCACCTGCCCTCGGTTTATGTAGTGGGTCATTTTATGGCTATCACACCTTTTCGTTTTTTTATCATAGGTATTGTGTGTCCCCTTTTATTTTATCAGGTCGTTGGGAATATCCCCTATGGAAGTTTCTTAGCCCTTGGGGAACCCCTCAAAAAGAAATATAACTCAAGAGCTATTGATATTAGCGGCTATTAA
- a CDS encoding putative ABC transporter permease yields MKTLKRFIFYGTIGLLVEVIYTGLASLLHGDLSMHGFTFLVMIPIYGLSVFLEPLHNLLRPNPWWIRGFIYLALIWTIEYFSGAILASVLGSCPWRYGDSLNIHGYITLRMAPEWFLAGLGFEILHDFLDKLPFNV; encoded by the coding sequence ATGAAAACACTAAAACGCTTTATTTTTTACGGAACAATTGGCCTCCTTGTAGAGGTCATTTATACAGGTTTAGCTTCACTGCTTCATGGGGATTTAAGCATGCATGGATTTACGTTTTTGGTCATGATACCAATCTATGGATTATCGGTATTTCTAGAGCCTTTACATAACCTCTTGCGCCCAAACCCCTGGTGGATTAGAGGCTTCATTTATTTAGCGTTAATCTGGACAATAGAGTATTTTAGCGGCGCGATTTTAGCGTCAGTACTGGGAAGCTGCCCTTGGCGTTATGGAGATTCGTTAAATATTCATGGTTACATAACACTTCGAATGGCCCCGGAATGGTTCCTGGCCGGTTTAGGATTCGAAATTTTACATGATTTCTTAGACAAACTGCCCTTCAATGTTTAG
- a CDS encoding polysaccharide biosynthesis protein, whose translation MLFRKRTLILMLIDAMLINLAAFGSFYLRFEEGIPLDYYQTYYQTAIGGTILYLAVFYVFGLYNRLWQYASTGELLSIIYAVSVGTGGTVAAVYFYGLSNAANLPYIRMPHTAAIILWLAMVFLIGGSRFIWRILQENTYDRHVPGSQKQVLIVGAGDAGVLAARELKNRNYRDGRPVGFIDDNHSKQNLHLLGIPVLGTRKDIARIVKGHNINEVIIAMPSASGESVREIVQICEKSGVQLKIMPGVYDIISGDINVTPIREVQVEDLLGRDPVSVDLEEVAGYVAGETVLVTGAGGSIGSEICRQIARFNPGKLVLLGHGENSIFDIEQELRGEHPGIDYITEILDIKDREKVFLIFNRYKPGVVFHAAAHKHVPLMERNPEEALKNNVVGTQNLAEAADEVKVKTFVAISTDKAVNPTSVMGATKRTAEMLIQSLDLRSQTKFVAVRFGNVLGSRGSVIPTFKRQIAQGGPVTVTHPDMVRYFMTIPEASQLVIQAGAMGNGGEIFILDMGKPVKIVDLAKDLIRLSGFEPDVDIKIQFTGIRPGEKLFEELLTAEEGVTSTKHSRIFVAKPNGIDVKLLEELTHVVRERGSFLTRDEVIELLQTVIPAFRTKTAKAVVNQ comes from the coding sequence TTGTTATTTCGGAAACGTACGTTGATTTTAATGCTGATTGATGCTATGTTGATCAACTTGGCAGCTTTCGGCAGTTTTTATTTGCGCTTCGAAGAGGGTATACCCTTAGATTATTATCAGACCTATTATCAAACGGCCATCGGCGGGACTATTTTATATCTGGCAGTCTTTTATGTATTCGGGCTTTATAATCGTCTCTGGCAGTACGCAAGTACAGGGGAGTTACTTTCGATTATTTATGCTGTATCCGTTGGAACAGGCGGAACGGTTGCTGCAGTTTATTTTTATGGGTTATCCAATGCAGCCAATCTTCCTTATATTAGGATGCCTCATACTGCAGCCATCATTCTTTGGCTGGCCATGGTCTTTTTAATCGGCGGTTCCCGGTTTATTTGGCGAATTTTACAGGAGAATACCTATGACCGTCATGTACCTGGTTCGCAAAAACAAGTACTTATTGTCGGTGCCGGCGATGCAGGGGTATTGGCAGCACGGGAACTGAAAAACAGAAATTATCGAGACGGACGTCCAGTGGGTTTTATTGATGACAATCATTCCAAGCAAAATCTGCACTTACTGGGAATCCCGGTTTTAGGTACGCGCAAAGATATTGCGCGTATTGTTAAAGGACATAACATTAATGAAGTCATCATTGCCATGCCGTCTGCTTCAGGAGAATCTGTCCGGGAAATAGTACAGATTTGTGAAAAATCCGGAGTTCAGCTAAAGATAATGCCGGGCGTCTATGATATTATTAGCGGAGATATTAATGTAACTCCTATACGTGAGGTTCAGGTAGAAGATTTACTGGGACGGGACCCGGTTTCCGTTGATCTTGAGGAAGTCGCGGGCTATGTTGCCGGGGAGACGGTGTTGGTCACCGGAGCCGGCGGCTCCATAGGTTCGGAAATCTGCCGCCAGATTGCCCGCTTTAATCCTGGGAAACTGGTCTTGCTGGGCCATGGTGAAAACAGTATTTTCGATATTGAACAAGAGCTCCGTGGGGAGCACCCGGGAATAGACTACATCACTGAAATTTTAGATATTAAAGATCGTGAGAAGGTCTTCTTAATTTTTAACAGGTATAAGCCGGGCGTCGTCTTTCATGCTGCGGCACACAAACATGTACCTCTTATGGAACGAAATCCGGAAGAGGCTTTAAAAAACAATGTTGTTGGTACGCAAAATCTTGCCGAAGCCGCGGATGAAGTAAAAGTGAAGACGTTTGTTGCCATTTCGACAGATAAGGCTGTCAATCCCACCAGTGTCATGGGGGCAACGAAACGGACAGCAGAAATGCTCATTCAAAGCTTGGATCTACGCTCACAAACGAAGTTTGTAGCTGTTCGCTTTGGTAATGTTTTAGGGAGCCGGGGCAGTGTGATTCCAACCTTTAAACGGCAGATTGCTCAAGGCGGCCCGGTTACCGTCACTCATCCGGATATGGTGCGCTATTTCATGACTATTCCCGAAGCTTCCCAGTTAGTCATTCAAGCGGGGGCTATGGGCAATGGAGGGGAAATCTTCATCTTAGACATGGGCAAACCCGTCAAGATTGTTGATTTAGCTAAAGACTTAATTAGGCTTTCAGGCTTCGAACCTGATGTCGATATTAAGATACAATTCACAGGGATCAGGCCTGGAGAAAAGCTTTTCGAAGAATTGCTGACTGCGGAAGAGGGGGTTACCTCAACCAAACACAGCAGAATCTTTGTCGCCAAGCCCAATGGTATTGACGTCAAGCTCCTTGAAGAGCTGACCCATGTTGTCCGAGAACGCGGCAGCTTTTTGACAAGAGATGAAGTCATTGAATTGTTGCAGACAGTTATTCCGGCCTTCCGAACGAAGACGGCCAAGGCAGTAGTTAACCAATAA